One genomic window of Bactrocera dorsalis isolate Fly_Bdor chromosome 4, ASM2337382v1, whole genome shotgun sequence includes the following:
- the LOC125778339 gene encoding anionic trypsin-2-like isoform X2: MCSIEKILVSIVLINILQLETYLCTKNNSKIIMEDAQEKYKFLITAGYRPKIDNLAKYVVSLRGKKYKRFFGDNHGCGGSIISPKVILTAAHCVCRGDSRIELKPLRPSDLLVVAGTPRRLVVTEKTQALKVDKVICHAYYDPKTFHNDIALLLLIKNIYEDGVSAQRISLQTSSLPPHTKCTVLGWGQIFTGPLPDLILHADIYIMPNEFCKERANDFFFGMMCANDENDFEKDSCVGDSGGPLICNGSVAGIVSFGYGCGAPDEAGFYTNVSSYRDWIRKNGLDKLRPVNYILLIVLQICITEN, from the exons ATGTgttcaattgaaaaaattttagtgtCAATAGTTTTGATCAACATTTTACAATTGGAAACATATCTTTGTACAAAAAACAATAGCAAGATCATAATGGAAGATGctcaagaaaaatataaatttttgattaccGCCGGTTATCGTCCTAAGATAGATAATTTGGCAAAATATGTTGTCTCCTTAcgaggaaaaaaatataaaaggttTTTTGGAGATAATCACGGATGTGGTGGCTCCATAATCTCACCCAAAGTTATTCTGACCGCAGCACATTGCGTTTGTAGGGG CGATAGCCGAATAGAATTGAAGCCATTGAGACCGTCTGATTTATTGGTCGTAGCTGGAACTCCGAGGCGCTTGGTAGTTACTGAAAAAACACAAGCCTTAAAAGTTGATAAAGTTATTTGCCACGCCTACTACGACCCTAAGACTTTTCACAATGATattgctttgttattgttgataaaaaatatatatgaagacGGTGTTTCAGCACAGAGGATTAGTCTGCAAACCAGCTCATTACCTCCTCATACTAAATGCACCGTGCTTGGCTGGGGTCAAATTTTTACA GGTCCGTTACCAGATTTAATATTACACGCCGATATCTATATAATGCCAAATGAATTCTGTAAAGAGAGAgccaatgattttttttttggcatgaTGTGTGCCAACGATGAGAATGATTTTGAGAAAGATTCGTGCGTTGGTGATTCGGGTGGTCCATTGATATGTAATGGCAGTGTAGCGGGTATTGTATCATTTGGTTATGGCTGTGGTGCACCCGACGAGGCAGGTTTTTATACTAATGTGTCTTCGTATCGTGATTGGATTCGTAAGAATGGACTAGATAAATTAAGACCTGTGAACTATATTTTGCTAATTGTATTACAAATTTGTATAACGGAAAACTAG
- the LOC125778339 gene encoding anionic trypsin-2-like isoform X1 gives MCSIEKILVSIVLINILQLETYLCTKNNSKIIMEDAQEKYKFLITAGYRPKIDNLAKYVVSLRGKKYKRFFGDNHGCGGSIISPKVILTAAHCVCRGDSRIELKPLRPSDLLVVAGTPRRLVVTEKTQALKVDKVICHAYYDPKTFHNDIALLLLIKNIYEDGVSAQRISLQTSSLPPHTKCTVLGWGQIFTKGPLPDLILHADIYIMPNEFCKERANDFFFGMMCANDENDFEKDSCVGDSGGPLICNGSVAGIVSFGYGCGAPDEAGFYTNVSSYRDWIRKNGLDKLRPVNYILLIVLQICITEN, from the exons ATGTgttcaattgaaaaaattttagtgtCAATAGTTTTGATCAACATTTTACAATTGGAAACATATCTTTGTACAAAAAACAATAGCAAGATCATAATGGAAGATGctcaagaaaaatataaatttttgattaccGCCGGTTATCGTCCTAAGATAGATAATTTGGCAAAATATGTTGTCTCCTTAcgaggaaaaaaatataaaaggttTTTTGGAGATAATCACGGATGTGGTGGCTCCATAATCTCACCCAAAGTTATTCTGACCGCAGCACATTGCGTTTGTAGGGG CGATAGCCGAATAGAATTGAAGCCATTGAGACCGTCTGATTTATTGGTCGTAGCTGGAACTCCGAGGCGCTTGGTAGTTACTGAAAAAACACAAGCCTTAAAAGTTGATAAAGTTATTTGCCACGCCTACTACGACCCTAAGACTTTTCACAATGATattgctttgttattgttgataaaaaatatatatgaagacGGTGTTTCAGCACAGAGGATTAGTCTGCAAACCAGCTCATTACCTCCTCATACTAAATGCACCGTGCTTGGCTGGGGTCAAATTTTTACA AAGGGTCCGTTACCAGATTTAATATTACACGCCGATATCTATATAATGCCAAATGAATTCTGTAAAGAGAGAgccaatgattttttttttggcatgaTGTGTGCCAACGATGAGAATGATTTTGAGAAAGATTCGTGCGTTGGTGATTCGGGTGGTCCATTGATATGTAATGGCAGTGTAGCGGGTATTGTATCATTTGGTTATGGCTGTGGTGCACCCGACGAGGCAGGTTTTTATACTAATGTGTCTTCGTATCGTGATTGGATTCGTAAGAATGGACTAGATAAATTAAGACCTGTGAACTATATTTTGCTAATTGTATTACAAATTTGTATAACGGAAAACTAG
- the LOC125778339 gene encoding anionic trypsin-2-like isoform X4, whose product MCSLKNLFVSIIFFNILRLDLCANLNSKIIMKDAKEKYRFLITGGYRPKIDNLAKYIVSIRRKKYTWFFGDDHYCGGSIISPKVILSAAHCVCRGDSRIELKPLRPSDLLVVAGTPRRLVVTEKTQALKVDKVICHAYYDPKTFHNDIALLLLIKNIYEDGVSAQRISLQTSSLPPHTKCTVLGWGQIFTKGPLPDLILHADIYIMPNEFCKERANDFFFGMMCANDENDFEKDSCVGDSGGPLICNGSVAGIVSFGYGCGAPDEAGFYTNVSSYRDWIRKNGLDKLRPVNYILLIVLQICITEN is encoded by the exons ATGTGTTCtctaaaaaatcttttcgtgtcaataatttttttcaacattttacgATTGGATCTTTGTGCAAATCTCAATAGCAAAATCATAATGAAAGATGctaaagaaaaatatagatttttgatAACCGGCGGTTATCGTCCTAAGATAGATAATTTGGCAAAATATATTGTCTCCAtacgaagaaaaaaatatacatggTTTTTTGGAGATGATCACTATTGTGGTGGCTCCATAATCTCACCCAAAGTTATTCTGTCCGCAGCACATTGCGTTTGTAGGGG CGATAGCCGAATAGAATTGAAGCCATTGAGACCGTCTGATTTATTGGTCGTAGCTGGAACTCCGAGGCGCTTGGTAGTTACTGAAAAAACACAAGCCTTAAAAGTTGATAAAGTTATTTGCCACGCCTACTACGACCCTAAGACTTTTCACAATGATattgctttgttattgttgataaaaaatatatatgaagacGGTGTTTCAGCACAGAGGATTAGTCTGCAAACCAGCTCATTACCTCCTCATACTAAATGCACCGTGCTTGGCTGGGGTCAAATTTTTACA AAGGGTCCGTTACCAGATTTAATATTACACGCCGATATCTATATAATGCCAAATGAATTCTGTAAAGAGAGAgccaatgattttttttttggcatgaTGTGTGCCAACGATGAGAATGATTTTGAGAAAGATTCGTGCGTTGGTGATTCGGGTGGTCCATTGATATGTAATGGCAGTGTAGCGGGTATTGTATCATTTGGTTATGGCTGTGGTGCACCCGACGAGGCAGGTTTTTATACTAATGTGTCTTCGTATCGTGATTGGATTCGTAAGAATGGACTAGATAAATTAAGACCTGTGAACTATATTTTGCTAATTGTATTACAAATTTGTATAACGGAAAACTAG
- the LOC125778340 gene encoding anionic trypsin-2-like has product MCSIEKILVSIVLINILQLETYVCAKNNSKIIMYEAKENYKFLITGGYRPKIDNLAKYVVSIRGKKYKRFFGDDHNCGGSIISPKVILTAAHCVCMIASRIELRPSDLLVVAGTPRRLVVTEKTQVLKVDKVIRHIYYCPITIRNDIALLFLLKNIYEDGVSAQRISLQTNIFPPYTFCTLLGWGRIFTLGPTPDLILHADIYILPTEICKASYIHFGFGMMCARDETDFEKDSCTGDSGGPLICNGSLTGIVSFGFGCGVPYRVSYYTNVTSYLDWIRENGFGKLSSVNFISLILLQIFIIEGM; this is encoded by the exons ATGTgttcaattgaaaaaattttagtgtCAATAGTTTTGATCAACATTTTACAATTGGAAACATATGTTTGTGCAAAAAACAATAGCAAGATCATAATGTACGAAGCCaaggaaaattataaattcttgATAACCGGCGGTTATCGTCCGAAGATAGATAATTTGGCAAAATATGTTGTCTCCATAcgaggaaaaaaatataaaaggttTTTTGGAGATGATCACAATTGTGGTGGCTCCATAATCTCACCCAAAGTTATTCTGACCGCAGCTCATTGTGTTTGTATGAT CGCTAGCCGAATAGAATTGAGACCGTCTGATTTATTGGTCGTAGCTGGAACTCCGAGACGCTTGGTTGTTACTGAAAAAACACAAGTATTAAAAGTTGATAAAGTTATTAGACATATCTACTATTGCCCTATAACTATTCGAAATGACATTGCTTTGTTATTcttgctaaaaaatatatatgaagacGGTGTCTCAGCACAGAGGATTAGTCTGCAAACCAACATATTCCCTCCGTATACATTTTGCACCTTGCTTGGATGGGGTCGAATTTTTACC TTGGGTCCAACACCAGATTTAATATTACACGCCGATATCTATATTTTGCCAACGGAAATCTGTAAAGCTAGTTATATACACTTTGGTTTTGGCATGATGTGTGCTAGGGATGAAACTGATTTTGAGAAAGATTCGTGCACTGGTGATTCAGGTGGCCCGCTGATATGTAATGGATCTTTAACGGGTATTGTTTCTTTTGGATTTGGCTGTGGTGTGCCTTATCGTGTTAGTTATTATACTAATGTGACTTCGTATCTTGATTGGATTCGTGAGAATGGATTCGGTAAATTAAGCTCTGTAAACTTTATCTCGCTAATTCtgttacaaattttcataataGAAGGAATgtga
- the LOC125778339 gene encoding anionic trypsin-2-like isoform X3: protein MCSLKNLFVSIIFFNILRLDLCANLNSKIIMKDAKEKYRFLITGGYRPKIDNLAKYIVSIRRKKYTWFFGDDHYCGGSIISPKVILSAAHCVCRGDSRIELKPLRPSDILVVAGTPRRLVVTEKTQALKVDKVICHAYYDPETMHNDIALLLLIKNIYEDGVSAQRISLQTSSLPPHTKCTLLGWGQIFTMGPLPDLILHTDIYIMSNEFCKEKDDDYFFGMMCATDEDDFEKDSCSGDSGGPLICNGSVAGIVSYGYGCALPDMPSYYTNVSSYRDWIRKNGLDKLRPVNFILLIVLQICITKD from the exons ATGTGTTCtctaaaaaatcttttcgtgtcaataatttttttcaacattttacgATTGGATCTTTGTGCAAATCTCAATAGCAAAATCATAATGAAAGATGctaaagaaaaatatagatttttgatAACCGGCGGTTATCGTCCTAAGATAGATAATTTGGCAAAATATATTGTCTCCAtacgaagaaaaaaatatacatggTTTTTTGGAGATGATCACTATTGTGGTGGCTCCATAATCTCACCCAAAGTTATTCTGTCCGCAGCACATTGCGTTTGTAGGGG CGATAGCCGAATAGAATTGAAGCCATTGAGACCGTCTGATATATTGGTCGTAGCTGGAACTCCGAGGCGCTTGGTAGTTACTGAAAAAACACAAGCCTTAAAAGTTGATAAAGTTATTTGCCACGCCTACTACGACCCTGAGACTATGCACAATGATattgctttgttattgttgataaaaaatatatatgaagacGGTGTTTCAGCACAGAGGATTAGTCTGCAAACCAGCTCATTACCTCCTCATACTAAATGCACCTTGCTTGGATGGGGTCAAATTTTTACA ATGGGTCCGTTACCAGATTTAATATTACACACCGATATCTATATAATGTCAAATGAATTCTGTAAAGAGAAAGACGatgattatttttttggcaTGATGTGTGCTACCGATGAGGATGATTTTGAGAAAGATTCGTGCAGTGGTGATTCGGGTGGTCCGCTGATATGCAATGGCAGTGTAGCGGGTATTGTATCATATGGTTATGGCTGTGCTCTACCTGACATGCCAAGTTATTATACTAATGTGTCTTCGTATCGTGATTGGATTCGTAAGAATGGACTAGATAAATTAAGACCTGTGAACTTTATTTTACTAATTGTATTACAAATTTGTATAACTAAAGACTAG
- the LOC105233206 gene encoding anionic trypsin-2, whose protein sequence is MCSMKNILVSIVLINILQLETYLCANLNSKIIMEDAQEKYKFLITAGYRPKIDNLAKYVVSLRGKKYRRVFGDDHYCGGSIISPKVILTAAHCVCRGDNRIELRPFRPSDILAVAGTPRRLVVTEKTQALKVDKVICHAYFDPKTFHNDIALLLLIKNIYEDGVSAQRISLQTSSLPPHTKCTVLGWGRIFEYGPKPDLILHTNVYIMPNEFCKERDDDFFFGMMCATDEDDFEKDSCFGDSGGPLICNGSVAGIVSFGNGCGVPDEAGYYTNVSSYRDWIRKNGLDKLRPVNFILLIVLQICITES, encoded by the exons atgtgttcaatgaaaaatattttagtgtcAATAGTTTTGATCAACATTTTACAATTGGAAACATATCTTTGTGCAAATCTCAATAGCAAGATCATAATGGAAGATGctcaagaaaaatataaatttttgattaccGCCGGTTATCGTCCTAAGATAGATAATTTGGCAAAATATGTTGTCTCCTTACgaggaaaaaaatatagaagGGTTTTTGGAGATGATCACTATTGTGGTGGCTCCATAATCTCACCCAAAGTTATTCTGACCGCAGCACATTGCGTTTGTAGGGG CGATAATCGAATCGAATTGAGACCATTCAGACCGTCTGATATATTGGCCGTAGCTGGAACTCCGAGGCGCTTGGTAGTTACTGAAAAAACACAAGCCTTAAAAGTTGATAAAGTTATTTGCCACGCCTACTTCGACCCTAAGACTTTTCACAATGATattgctttgttattgttgataaaaaatatatatgaagacGGTGTTTCAGCACAGAGGATTAGTCTGCAAACCAGCTCATTACCTCCTCATACTAAATGCACCGTGCTTGGCTGGGGTCGAATTTTTGAA TATGGTCCGAAGCCAGATTTAATATTACACACCAATGTCTATATAATGCCAAATGAATTCTGTAAAGAGAGAGacgatgattttttttttggcatgaTGTGTGCTACCGATGAGGATGATTTTGAGAAAGATTCGTGCTTTGGTGATTCGGGTGGTCCATTGATATGTAATGGCAGTGTAGCGGGTATTGTATCATTTGGTAATGGCTGTGGTGTACCCGATGAGGCAGGTTATTATACTAATGTGTCTTCGTATCGTGATTGGATTCGTAAGAATGGACTAGATAAATTAAGACCTGTGAACTTTATTTTGCTAATTGTATTACAAATTTGTATAACGGAAAGCTAG
- the LOC125778338 gene encoding anionic trypsin-2-like, with product MCSMKNILVSIILFNILRLETCLCANFNRKMIMEDAKEKYRFLITGGYRPKTDNLAKYVVSIRGKKHKWFFGDDHNCGGSIISPKVILTAAHCVCMGDSRIELRSLKPSDLLVVAGTPRRLVVTEKTQALKVDKIISHAYYDPETNRNDIALLLLLKNIYEDGVSAQRISLQTNILPPYTKCILLGWGRIFTFGPIPDLILHTDTYILPTELCKVSYIHFGFGMMCANNEDDFEKDSCTGDSGGPLICNGSLTGIVSFGFGCGVPYRAGYYTNVTSYLDWIRENGFGKLSSVNFISLILLQIIIIEGM from the exons atgtgttctatgaaaaatattctagtgtcaataattttgttcaacATTTTACGTTTGGAAACATGTCTTTGTGCAAATTTCAATAGAAAGATGATAATGGAAGATGctaaagaaaaatatagatttttgatAACCGGCGGTTATCGTCCTAAGACAGATAATTTGGCAAAATATGTTGTCTCCATACgaggaaaaaaacataaatggtTTTTTGGAGATGATCACAATTGTGGTGGCTCCATAATTTCACCCAAAGTCATTCTGACCGCAGCACATTGTGTTTGTATGGG CGATAGCCGGATAGAATTGAGATCATTGAAACCGTCTGATTTATTGGTTGTAGCTGGAACTCCGAGGCGCTTGGTTGTTACTGAAAAAACACAAGCCTTAAAAGTTGATAAAATTATTAGTCACGCCTACTACGACCCTGAGACTAATCGAAATGatattgctttgttgttgttgctaaaaaatatatatgaagacGGTGTTTCAGCACAGCGGATTAGTCTGCAAACCAACATATTACCTCCGTATACAAAATGCATCTTGCTTGGATGGGGTCGAATTTTTACC TTCGGTCCAATACCAGATTTAATATTACACACTGATACTTATATTTTGCCAACGGAACTCTGTAAAGTTAGTTATATACACTTTGGTTTTGGCATGATGTGTGCTAACAATGAGGATGATTTTGAAAAAGATTCGTGCACTGGTGATTCAGGTGGTCCGCTGATATGTAATGGATCTTTAACGGGTATTGTTTCTTTTGGATTTGGCTGTGGTGTGCCCTATCGTGCTGGTTATTATACTAATGTGACTTCGTATCTTGATTGGATTCGTGAAAATGGATTCGGTAAATTAAGCTCTGTAAACTTTATATCGCTAATTCTGTTACAAATTATCATAATAGAAGGAATgtga
- the LOC125778325 gene encoding uncharacterized protein LOC125778325 produces MALNDLRIRTKDGEVLGTRDSLFEKSQVVQEAKKVSDQEGCISLNKITSNILRRIIIWAEKCEDASYDLDNNNMEAWKDQFLDVDNETLFQIISAADDLHQKELVNRAITKVARGISDKSAPEIAKYFNLRSKNVHL; encoded by the coding sequence ATGGCACTAAATGATTTGAGAATTCGTACCAAGGATGGGGAAGTGCTCGGCACCCGTGACTCATTATTTGAGAAATCGCAGGTAGTTCAAGAAGCGAAAAAGGTGTCGGACCAAGAAGGTTGCATCTCATTAAATAAAATCACATCAAACATTTTGCGTCGCATTATCATATGGGCCGAAAAATGTGAGGATGCCTCTTATGATTTGGACAATAACAACATGGAAGCATGGAAAGATCAATTCTTAGATGTCGATAATGAAACATTATTCCAAATAATTAGCGCTGCAGATGACTTGCATCAAAAGGAACTCGTCAATAGGGCTATAACTAAAGTGGCTAGAGGCATCAGTGACAAATCAGCACCGGAAATagcgaaatattttaatttacgttCGAAAAATGTACACTTGTGA
- the LOC105233204 gene encoding S-phase kinase-associated protein 1, whose product MPITLQSSDNENFETDVQIAKCSGTIKTMLEDCGMDDSENATVPLPNVNSAILRKVLTWATYHKDDPQPTEDDENKEKRTDDISSWDADFLKVDQGTLFELILAANYLDIKGLLDVTCKTVANMIKGKTPEEIRKTFNIKNDFTPAEEEQVRKENEWCEEK is encoded by the coding sequence ATGCCTATTACCTTGCAATCATCAGACAACGAAAACTTCGAAACTGACGTGCAAATCGCAAAATGCTCAGGTACCATAAAAACAATGTTGGAGGATTGCGGCATGGATGATAGCGAAAACGCTACTGTTCCATTACCTAATGTTAATTCTGCCATACTGCGTAAAGTACTTACATGGGCTACGTATCACAAAGACGATCCACAACCAACCGAAGATGATGAGAACAAAGAAAAACGTACCGATGATATTTCCTCCTGGGATGCAGATTTTTTGAAAGTTGATCAGGGCACACTCTTTGAACTAATTTTAGCCGCTAATTACTTGGATATTAAAGGATTGCTGGATGTAACTTGTAAAACTGTGGCAAATATGATTAAAGGTAAAACACCCGAAGAGATCCGGAAAACTTTCAATATCAAAAACGATTTCACGCCAGCAGAAGAGGAACAAGTGCGTAAAGAGAACGAGTGGTGTGAGGAAAAATAA